The DNA segment CCCGTGGGTGATGGAAGTCGATATCGGCCGGGCGATAGGGGCGCGAACCGGTGGCGATGATGATGTGCTTGGCGACCAGTTTCTCGACCACGCCATTGGGGCAGACCACTTCGACGGTCTGCTCGTCGGCGAAGCTGCCGGTGCCGAAGAACACATCGACACGGTTGCGCGCGTAGTAGCCGGTGCGCGAGGCGACTTGCTTGGAGATGACCTTCTCGGCGCTCTTGAGCACGTCCGGGAAGGAGAACCAGCGCGGCTCACCGATGGCACGGAACATCGGGTTGGTGTTGAACTGCATGATCTGCCGCACCGAGTGACGCAGTGCCTTGGACGGGATGGTGCCCAGGTGGGTGCAGTTGCCGCCGACTTGGCGACGGCTATCGACCATCGCCACCTTGCGCCCTGCTTTGGCGGCGTTCATTGCCGCACCTTCTCCGGCCGGGCCGGAACCCAGCACCACTACGTCGTAGTTGTAGACAGCCATGCGTACTCCTTCAGAACTCGCCCGCCGGCCACGGTAGCCGCGGGACTCGATCATGTCGCCGGGGCGCCATGAGAAAATTCGGGTGCAGTCTAATCAAGCGTGAACGCCGCGCACATTAACCCTTGGTCGCGTCGTAGGCCATTTTTGCCTGCACTACATTGTCGTTATCGTTCACCGATTCCCTGGCGCCGATCATCCCTGCCTACGCTTTCACTCGCCTTTCACTGCCCGCTCGAAGCTGGGCGTAGCCTGAGAGACGAAGCCACCCTCGACCCGGGTCACCAGAATCGCGGCGATGTCATGGGCGACGGCGTAATCCCAGCCACGCTCCGGCCCCATGATCAACAACAAGGTCGAATAGCCGTCGGCTTGCAGCGCCGAGGCATCGAGCACGGTCACCGAAGCCAGTTCATGTTCGACCGGCCGCCCCAGGCGCGCGTCGAAGGTGTGTGAATAGCGCCGGCCATTCTCCTCGAAATAGTTGCGATAGTCACCCGAGGTCGACACGGCCAGGCCATTGACGCTGATCACCTGGCGGGCGATCTGGCGGTCTGCGCGCGGCAGCTCCAGGGCGATGCGCCAGGGCCTGCCATCGGGCTTGCGCCCTACTGCCTTGAGCTCCCCAGTAGCTTCAGCGAGGAAGTTGGCGATGCCCATAGCAGCCAAGCGCTGGGCGATCAGGTCGACGGCATGGCCGGCGGCGATGCTGTTGAAGTCGAGTTCTACTGCGCCCTCCTTGCACAGCATGCCCGGTTCGCGGCGCAGGTGCTGGTAGCCGACGCGCTGGCGGGCCTGGGCCAAAGCGTGCGGATCAGGAACCCGCTCATGACGGGCTTGGGGGCCAAAGCCCCACAGGTCGAGCAAGGGTTCGACCGTGAGATCGAAGGCGCCAGCGCTCTGCTCGGCCAGGTGTTGGCCGAAGTCGACCAATTCAAGCAGGTCGGCGGGCATGGCCAGGCACTGATTGGCGGAGAGCTGATTGAACTGACTGACGGTGGAATCGCTGCGGTAGGTGGAGTAGTGCTGGTCGATGTCGTGCAGGATCGCTTCGACGGCTTGGCGGACCTGCTCGGGGGGCGGGCCATCGGCTTCACGCACGTACTGGATGCTGTAGCTGCTGCCCATGGTCGGTCCGCTGAGGCGCTCCAGGGTTGAGCGCTGGTCGCAGGCGCCAAGCAGTAGCAGGGTGAGCAGGAGCGTTGCGCGCATTCATTGAGTCTCGGTTGTCTGGGCCGGCGCTATCGCGGGGCAAGCCCGCTCCCACGTATAACAACGCAAGCTGCGTGGGCGCTTAGGCTACGTGGGAGACTAGGCTACGTGGGAAACTAGGCTGCGCGGGAGCGTGCTGCGTGGGAGCGGGCTTGCCCCGCGATAGCGCCAGCACAGACACCACAATAGGCTGGACAAAAAAACGGGAACCCGAAGGTTCCCGTTTTTTCATTGCCTTACAAGCGAATCAGCGTGGAAACGCTGGCGGGTTCACACCGGCCATGTCTTCCATCACACGAACCACCTGGCAGCTGTAACCGAATTCGTTGTCGTACCAGACGTACAGAACAACGCGGTTGTCATTGCAGATGGTCGCTTCAGCGTCCACTACACCGGCGTGGCGCGAGCCTACGAAGTCAGTGGAAACCACTTCCTGCGAGCTGACGTAGTCGATCTGCTTGTGCAGCTCGGAGTGCATCGCGGTCTGGCGCAGGTACTCGTTGATCTCTTCGCGGCTGGTGCCCTTCTCGAGATTCAGGTTGAGGATGGCCATCGACACGTTAGGCGTCGGAACGCGGATCGCGTTACCGGTCAGCTTGCCCTTGAGCACTGGCAGCGCCTTGGCAGCAGCAGTGGCAGCACCGGTCTCGGTGATAACCATGTTCAGCGGCGCGGCGCGGCCACGACGGCTGCCCTTGTGGAAGTTGTCGATCAGGTTCTGGTCGTTGGTGAACGAGTGAACGGTTTCGACGTGACCATTGACGATGCCGTACTGGTCGTTGATCGCCTTGAGCACCGGCACGATGGCGTTGGTGGTGCAGGAGGCGGCGGAGATGATCTTGTCATCTGCGCTGATGTCGCCATGGTTGATGCCATGCACGATGTTCTTCAGCGCGCCTTTGCCAGGAGCGGTGAGGATCACGCGGGCAGCGCCCGGGCAAGCCAGGTGCTGGCCGAGGCCGTCAGCGTCACGCCATACGCCGGTGTTGTCGACGATCAGGGCGTTTTCGATGCCGTACTGGGTGTAGTCGACTTCGCTTGGGTTCTTCGCGTAGATAACCTGGATCAGGTTGCCGTTGGCGGTGATGGTGTTGTTGGCTTCGTCGATGGTGATGGTGCCATCGAACGGGCCGTGCACCGAGTCACGACGCAGCAGGCTGGCACGCTTGACCAGGTCGTTCTCGGCGCCTTTGCGCACGACGATGGCGCGCAGACGCAGGCCGTCGCCACCACCGGTTTTTTCGATCAGGATGCGCGCCAGCAGGCGGCCGATGCGACCGAAGCCGTACAGGACAACGTCGGTGCCTTTGCGCGCCGAGGCGTTCTGTTGGCCAACCACGTCAGCCAGCTCTTCGCGCACGAACTGCTCGGCGCTGCGGCCATTGCCTTCGAGCTTGAACTTGTTGGCCAGCTTGCCCAGGTCGACCGAAGCGGCGCCCAGTTTCAGCTCGCTCATCGCTTTGAGCAGCGGGAATGTCTCGTGGACGGACAGCTCGGTCTCGTCGCTCTGACGGTGACGCGCAAAGCGGTGGGCTTTGAGGATCGAGATAACCGAACGGTTGATCAGGCTGCGGCCATAGATCGAGCTCACCACGTTGTTATTGCGGTAGAGCTGACCGATAAGCGGGATCATCGCTTCAGCAAGCGCTTCACGATCGATCCACTCACCAAGACACTGGTCGGGCTTCTGAGTCACGGGAACCTTCCACATGTAGGGGGAGAAAAAAGGGGCTACATTATGACGCCCCACAGCGTATCGGGCAATGAGCGCCTGTCGCCGTCGCCACACCGCGCTGTTCTGGCCCTCGCGAGCCTGACAGCCGGCACTGGCGTCGGTACAATCGACCTCTTTGCCGCAACGCTTGGAGTGCAATCTCCCGTGTCAGTTCTGCGCCTACCGCAAATGTCGGCCACAGCCGGCAAACAAACCTGGGGCAACCTGCCCGGTGCCGCCCTCAGCCTGGCCATCGCCGAGGCCGCCAGCGGCGCCCGCCGGTTCACCCTGTTGCTGACCGCCGACAGCCAGGCGGCCGATCGTCTGGAGCAGGAGCTGCGCTTCTTCGCCCCGGACCTGCCGGTGCTGCCGTTCCCCGACTGGGAAACCCTGCCCTACGACCTGTTCTCGCCGCACCAGGACATCATCTCCCAGCGTATTGCCAGCCTGTATCGGCTGCCAGAGCTGGATCACGGCATTCTGGTCGTGCCGATCACCACTGCCCTGCACCGCCTGGCGCCGACGCGGTTCCTGCTCGGCAGCAGCCTGGTGCTGGACGTTGGCCAGACGATTGACGTCGAACAGATGCGCACCCGCCTGGAGGCCAGCGGCTATCGCTGCGTCGACACCGTCTACGAGCATGGCGAGTTCGCCGTGCGCGGGGCACTGATCGATCTCTACCCGATGGGCAGCAAGCTGCCCTACCGGATCGACCTGTTCGACGACGAAATCGAGACCCTGCGCACGTTCGACCCAGAAACCCAGCGTTCGATCGACAAGGTCGACTCGGTGCGCCTGCTGCCGGCGCGCGAGTTCCCGATGCAGAAAGAGGAAGTGACCCGCTTCAAGGCGCGCTTTCGCGAACGCTTCGATGTCGATTTCCGGCGCAGCGCGATCTTCCAGGACTTGGCCAGCGGGATCATTCCGGCCGGCATCGAGTATTACCTGCCGCTGTTCTTCGAGGAAACCTCGACCCTGTTCGATTACCTGCCGGCCGACACCCAGGTGTTTTCGTTGCCGGGCGTCGAACAGGCGGCGGAGCACTTCTGGAATGATGTGCGTGGGCGCTATGAGGATCGCCGCGGCGACCTGACCCGCCCGCTGTTGCCGCCAGCAGAGTTGTTCCTGCCGGTCGAGGACTGCTTCGCCCAGCTCAAACAGTGGCCACGCGTGGTGGTCAGCAGTGACGACGTCGAGCCCGGCGCCGGCCGCGAACGCTTCCCCGGGCGCGCCCTGCCCAACCTGGCCATCGAAGCCAAGGCCAACCAGCCTCTGGCGGCGCTGGCGAACTTCCTCGACCAGTTCCCTGGGCGGGTGCTGTTCACCGCTGAGTCGGCAGGCCGCCGCGAGGTGCTGCTGGAGCTGCTCGAACGCCTCAAGCTACGGCCACAGACAGTCGAAGGCTGGACCGATTTCGTCACCGGCAAAGAGCGCCTGGCAATCACCATCGCCCCACTCGACGACGGCCTGCTGCTGGACGACCCGGCCATCGCCCTGATCGCCGAGAGCCCGCTGTTCGGCCAACGGGTGATGCAGCGCCGCCGCCGCGAAAAACGCGGCGAAGCTGCCAACGATGCGGTGATCAAGAACCTTACCGAGCTGCGCGAAGGCGCCCCGGTGGTGCACATCGACCATGGCGTAGGCCGCTACCTGGGCCTGGCGACGCTGGAAATCGACGGCCAGGCCGCCGAGTTCCTGACCCTCGAATACGCCGAGAACGCCAAGCTGTATGTGCCAGTGGCCAACCTGCACCTGATCGCCCGCTACACCGGCAGCGATGACGCCCTGGCGCCGTTGCACCGCCTGGGCTCGGAAACCTGGCAGAAGGCCAAGCGCAAAGCTGCCGAGCAAGTGCGTGACGTCGCCGCCGAGCTGCTCGACATCTATGCCCGCCGCGCCGCGCGCAAAGGCTATGCCTTCGCCGACCCAGCCGCCGACTACGCCACCTTCAGCGCCGGCTTCCCATTCGAGGAAACCCCCGACCAGCAGAACGCCATCGAAGCGGTGCGCGCCGACATGCTCGCCGGCAAGCCGATGGACCGCCTGGTCTGCGGCGACGTCGGATTTGGCAAGACCGAAGTGGCCATGCGCGCCGCTTTCATCGCCGTGCACAGTGGTCGTCAGGTGGCCGTGCTGGTGCCTACCACCCTGCTCGCCCAGCAGCACTACAACAGCTTCCGTGACCGCTTCGCCGATTGGCCGGTGACGGTCGAGGTGATGAGCCGCTTCAAGTCGGCCAAGGATATCGCCAGCGCCGCTGCAGACCTCGCCGAAGGCAAGATCGACATCCTCATCGGCACCCACAAGCTGCTGCAGGACGATGTGCGCTTCAAAGACCTCGGCCTGGTGGTGATCGACGAAGAACACCGCTTTGGCGTGCGTCAGAAAGAACAGCTCAAGGCCCTGCGCAGCGAAGTGGATATCCTCACCCTGACCGCCACGCCTATTCCGCGCACCCTGAACATGGCCGTGGCCGGCATGCGCGATCTGTCGATCATCGCCACCCCGCCGGCGCGCCGGCTGTCGGTGCGCACCTTCGTCATGGAGCAGAACAACAGCACGGTCAAAGAAGCACTGCTGCGTGAGCTGTTGCGGGGCGGCCAGGTGTACTACCTGCACAACGATGTGAAAACCATCGAAAAATGCGCCGCCGACCTTGCCGAGCTGGTTCCCGAAGCTCGTATCGGCATCGGCCACGGGCAGATGCGCGAGCGTGAGCTGGAACAGG comes from the Pseudomonas urmiensis genome and includes:
- a CDS encoding FAD:protein FMN transferase, which encodes MRATLLLTLLLLGACDQRSTLERLSGPTMGSSYSIQYVREADGPPPEQVRQAVEAILHDIDQHYSTYRSDSTVSQFNQLSANQCLAMPADLLELVDFGQHLAEQSAGAFDLTVEPLLDLWGFGPQARHERVPDPHALAQARQRVGYQHLRREPGMLCKEGAVELDFNSIAAGHAVDLIAQRLAAMGIANFLAEATGELKAVGRKPDGRPWRIALELPRADRQIARQVISVNGLAVSTSGDYRNYFEENGRRYSHTFDARLGRPVEHELASVTVLDASALQADGYSTLLLIMGPERGWDYAVAHDIAAILVTRVEGGFVSQATPSFERAVKGE
- a CDS encoding glyceraldehyde-3-phosphate dehydrogenase, which encodes MWKVPVTQKPDQCLGEWIDREALAEAMIPLIGQLYRNNNVVSSIYGRSLINRSVISILKAHRFARHRQSDETELSVHETFPLLKAMSELKLGAASVDLGKLANKFKLEGNGRSAEQFVREELADVVGQQNASARKGTDVVLYGFGRIGRLLARILIEKTGGGDGLRLRAIVVRKGAENDLVKRASLLRRDSVHGPFDGTITIDEANNTITANGNLIQVIYAKNPSEVDYTQYGIENALIVDNTGVWRDADGLGQHLACPGAARVILTAPGKGALKNIVHGINHGDISADDKIISAASCTTNAIVPVLKAINDQYGIVNGHVETVHSFTNDQNLIDNFHKGSRRGRAAPLNMVITETGAATAAAKALPVLKGKLTGNAIRVPTPNVSMAILNLNLEKGTSREEINEYLRQTAMHSELHKQIDYVSSQEVVSTDFVGSRHAGVVDAEATICNDNRVVLYVWYDNEFGYSCQVVRVMEDMAGVNPPAFPR
- the mfd gene encoding transcription-repair coupling factor — its product is MSVLRLPQMSATAGKQTWGNLPGAALSLAIAEAASGARRFTLLLTADSQAADRLEQELRFFAPDLPVLPFPDWETLPYDLFSPHQDIISQRIASLYRLPELDHGILVVPITTALHRLAPTRFLLGSSLVLDVGQTIDVEQMRTRLEASGYRCVDTVYEHGEFAVRGALIDLYPMGSKLPYRIDLFDDEIETLRTFDPETQRSIDKVDSVRLLPAREFPMQKEEVTRFKARFRERFDVDFRRSAIFQDLASGIIPAGIEYYLPLFFEETSTLFDYLPADTQVFSLPGVEQAAEHFWNDVRGRYEDRRGDLTRPLLPPAELFLPVEDCFAQLKQWPRVVVSSDDVEPGAGRERFPGRALPNLAIEAKANQPLAALANFLDQFPGRVLFTAESAGRREVLLELLERLKLRPQTVEGWTDFVTGKERLAITIAPLDDGLLLDDPAIALIAESPLFGQRVMQRRRREKRGEAANDAVIKNLTELREGAPVVHIDHGVGRYLGLATLEIDGQAAEFLTLEYAENAKLYVPVANLHLIARYTGSDDALAPLHRLGSETWQKAKRKAAEQVRDVAAELLDIYARRAARKGYAFADPAADYATFSAGFPFEETPDQQNAIEAVRADMLAGKPMDRLVCGDVGFGKTEVAMRAAFIAVHSGRQVAVLVPTTLLAQQHYNSFRDRFADWPVTVEVMSRFKSAKDIASAAADLAEGKIDILIGTHKLLQDDVRFKDLGLVVIDEEHRFGVRQKEQLKALRSEVDILTLTATPIPRTLNMAVAGMRDLSIIATPPARRLSVRTFVMEQNNSTVKEALLRELLRGGQVYYLHNDVKTIEKCAADLAELVPEARIGIGHGQMRERELEQVMSDFYHKRFNVLIASTIIETGIDVPSANTIVIERADKFGLAQLHQLRGRVGRSHHQAYAYLLTPARQKVSSDAEKRLEAIANTQDLGAGFVLATNDLEIRGAGELLGEGQSGQIQAVGFTLYMEMLERAVKAIRKGTQPNLEQPLGGGPEINLRLPALIPEDYLPDVHARLILYKRIASAADEEGLKDLQVEMIDRFGLLPEPTKNLIRLTQLKLQAEKLGIKKVDGGPNGGKIEFEAQTPVDPLTLIKLIQGQPKRYKFEGATQFRFLVPMERPDERFNTLEALFERLTPQTA